The sequence below is a genomic window from Providencia rettgeri.
CAAAAGGTGATAAACTTTCCCGTGATAACTTACGGAATGAGCTCGATAACGCGGGTTACCGCCATGTTGAACAAGTTTTAGAACATGGCGAATATGCAACACGCGGAGCGCTGCTCGATTTATTTCCAATGGGAAGTTCATTACCATTTCGTATTGATTTCTTTGATGATGAAATTGATAGCTTGCGAACTTTCGACGTAGACTCACAAAGAACACTCGAAGAAGTCGAGCAAATTAATTTACTCCCAGCGCATGAGTTCCCGACCGATAAAGACGCGATTGAACGTTTCCGCAGCCAATGGCGGGAGCGTTTTGAGGTTCGCCGTGACCCAGAGCATATTTACCAACAAGTCAGTAAAAATACCTTACCAGCAGGTATTGAGTATTGGCAGCCTTTATTCTTTGCACAGCCACTGCCCTCTTTATTTGAGTATTTACCACCATCAAGCTTAATTGTTTCGCAGAACTTACAAGAAGCCGCTGAACGGTTTCAGGTTGATACTCGACAACGGTATGAAAGCCGCGGTGTCGACCCTATGCGCCCATTGCTCCCGCCATCTGAACTCTGGCTAACCGTTGAACAACTTAATCAATCATTAAAAAACTGGCCACGTATTCAATTATCACCTGAGTCTCTGCCCAAAAAAGCGGCAAATACCAATTTAGATTATCGGCCATTACCGGATATCAGCACACAAGGGCAAAGCAAAACGCCACTCGAAAAATTGCGGCAGTTTACTGAACAGTTCGATGGAACTATCGTTTTTTCTGTTGAAAGCGAAGGCCGACGTGAAACCGTTACCGAGCTATTAGCTCGTTTAAAAATTCGCCCTGAAATTATTCAAAGCTATACTAGCCCTGCTGATAACCGGTTTGCCATCACCATTGGTGCCGCTGAACATGGCTTTATTCAGTCTGATATCCATAAAGCATTAATTTGTGAAAGTGATTTACTTGGGGAACGTGTTGTTCGCCGCCGTTCAGATAACCGCCGCGCCATTAATACTGACACCCTTATTCGTAATTTAGCGGAATTACGCACGGGGCAACCAGTTGTCCATATTGAGCATGGTGTGGGCCGTTACCAAGGGCTAACTACCTTAGAAGCGGGTGGGATTAAAGCGGAATATTTAATTTTAACCTATGCTGGCAATGATAAACTGTATGTTCCTGTTTCTTCGCTTCATTTAATTAGTCGTTATGCAGGTGGCGCGGATGAAAATGCCCCATTGCATAAATTAGGCAGTGATAGCTGGGGGCGTGCACGCCAAAAAGCGGCTGAAAAAGTTCGCGATGTTGCGGCAGAACTTCTTGATATCTATGCACAACGAGCCGCTAAAGCTGGCTTTGCATTTAAGCATGATAAACAACAATACCAAGAGTTTTGTCAAGGTTTTCCATTCGAAACAACGCCTGACCAAGAAGCCGCCATCAATGCCGTTCTCAGTGATATGTGCCAGCCATTAGCGATGGATCGTCTGGTTTGTGGCGATGTGGGCTTTGGTAAAACCGAAGTGGCAATGCGAGCCGCATTCCTTGCGATTAATAATAACAAGCAAGTTGCCGTGTTAGTCCCCACGACACTACTTGCGCAGCAGCACTACGATAACTTTAAAGATAGGTTTGCTAACTGGCCTGTCCGTATCGAAATGTTGTCACGCTTTAAAACAGCGAAAGAGCAACAACAAATTATTACCCAAGCTGCTGAAGGCAAAGTGGATATTCTAATTGGTACCCACAAATTACTACAAAGTGACTTAGTATGGAAAGATTTAGGCTTACTTGTCGTCGATGAAGAACACCGCTTTGGTGTCCGTCATAAAGAACGCATCAAAGCCATGCGTGCAGACGTTGATATCTTAACGCTGACTGCCACACCTATCCCTCGGACGCTCAATATGGCCATGAGTGGTATGCGTGATTTATCTATTATCGCCACACCACCAGCACGCCGTTTGGCTGTAAAAACCTTTGTGCGCCAATATGATGACTTAGTTGTCCGTGAAGCAATTTTACGCGAAACCTTACGTGGCGGCCAAGTTTATTACCTTTACAATGATGTTGAAAACATTGAAAAAGCCAAAGCACGCCTTGAAGAGTTAGTCCCTGAAGCCCGTTTTGTTGTTGGTCATGGCCAAATGCGTGAGCGCGAATTAGAACGCGTAATGACAGATTTCCATCATCAACGTTTTAATGTATTGATATGCACAACAATTATTGAAACTGGTATTGATATACCGACGGCAAATACCATTATCATTGAACGCGCTGACCATTTCGGGTTAGCACAACTCCATCAACTACGTGGCCGTGTGGGTCGTTCTCACCATCAAGCTTATGCATACTTGCTCACTCCGCATCCAAAAGCCATGACCTCCGATGCACATAAACGTCTTGAAGCCATTTCTTCACTGGAAGATTTAGGAGCTGGGTTTGCTTTAGCAACTCATGATTTGGAAATTCGTGGTGCGGGTGAATTACTCGGTGAAGATCAAAGTGGGCAAATGACCACGATTGGTTTTACCCTCTACATGGAACTGTTAGAAAGTGCGGTTGATGCGCTAAAAGAGGGCCGTGAGCCTTCATTAGAAGATTTAACTAACCAACAAACAGAAATTGAGTTGCGCATGCCTGTTCTGTTGCCTGACGACTATATTCATGATGTGAATATCCGTTTATCTTTCTATAAGCGGATAGCCAGTGCAAAAGGAAGCCAAGAGCTCAACGACCTACGTACAGAGTTAATCGATCGTTTTGGTAGCCTACCGGATGCAGGTAAATTCTTACTAACGAATGCGGCTATTCGATTGCAAGCTCAAGCCCTTGGTATTAAACGAATTGAAGCTCATGAAAAAGGCGGGTTCATTGAGTTTGGTGATAAAAATAAAGTCGACCCAAGCTACTTGATAAGCTTATTACAAAACCAGCCACAAACTTATCGATTAGATGGCCCAGTTCGACTAAAATTTTTCCATGATTTAACCGAAAGAGTCTATCGACTAGAGTTTATTAAGCAATTACTCACCGGGTTTGAAGAACATCAAATTCTCTAGATCCAATGCTGTAAAATGATAAAGGCGACAATGATGTCGCCTTTATCATTATAATATTTATATAAAAAGGTTATTCCATAAAACCAAATGTATTTTTGTTCGGCTGCAATTCTAAGACTACTGATGCGTTTTTTGTGATCGGTAATTCATTTTGCTGTAGACAATAAAAGGGTAATAACTCTTTTATATCACTGCGAATGGTTTCACATACTGAATTAGATGATGTTAATACTAGGCGCCCTTCATCATCTAATGGAATAAACATTGATGGTGCATAGGATGTTCTAACTTTTCCAATATTTTTACCTATTTGGTACACAACATCATACCCAATAACAACTAATTCCATTTTTTGTGTCTTCACACAGGTTTGATCTTGCATATCAAACAGCGATGGAAAGCCTTTCCCTTGCAGCGCTTCAATCATGAAAACCATTTTGCATTCACTTTGCGCAGGATGAAAGCGAGAAAGAGACTGTTGATTAAAAGAACCTAGAACCCCAGTCACTGTACAATTTTCATACTCCACAAGGCGATTGGATTGGATTGGTTCAACAGATAAAACCGTAGCCAACTTAATTTCAGGGGCTCGGTTGAATAAAGCCACGAGCAAGACAATAAGGAATACCACTACTGTTGCTAATAACAACTTAAATTTTAGCTTCATCGCGTTAACCCTTATTAAAATATGCCGTATCTATTGTAACCACTACTCAGAATAATTCGATAATTACGTACTAATCGTATTGTTTTTTAGAATTATCTTAAGTCATCATCAAAAAACGGTTTATTATAACTGTTTTGGAAAATAGAAACTTTACTATTAGTGTAATTTCACAACTCTATTAGAGGGGGATTGATATAACCATTAAAATCAATAAGATACACTAAGATCTCATTCATTTTTCAACTTTTCGTTATATAACCAAATTTACACCTTAATTATTTATACCCTAGGTATTTAATATACTAATCACTTATTTTATATTAACGCCTCGATTTAAATTTGATTTAGATAAAATATATGAATAAGCAATAATGGCAATATACTCGATATTTAATCTATTACTCTTGATCTAAATAGTTTTTCTATGCAATATTTAATACAGATAAATCTTGACAGATTTAGTTAATATATTTTATTAATGGCATATTTATCATTATAAATATAAGAAATAATGCACCTGTTATACGAATACACAGGTGCATACCGCTACTAAAACCTGATTAAACAACTAATTAGTAATAAATTAGTGCAATTTTAACTTCGGTCGAATAATTCGGTTAATACTACCAACAAGCATCATTAGCCCAGTTTTAATATAACCATGTAATGCAATTTGGTGCATACGATATAAAGAAATGTACACAAAGCGTGCAATGCGTCCCTCTACCATCATATCCCCACGCATTAAATTGCCCATCAAGCTACCAACGGTACTAAAGCGAGATAGTGATACTAATGAGCCATGGTCTTTATAAACATACTCTTTTAAAGGCTTATCTTTCATTAATGCGACGATATTATCATAACAAAGGCTAGCCATTTGATGGGCTGACTGCGCCCTTGGCGGTACGAAGCCCCCTTCTGGCTTAGCGCAAGACGCACAATCGCCAATGGCAAAAATCATATCATCACGAGATGTTTGTAACGTTGGTTTTACCACCAATTGGTTAATGCGGTTGGTTTCTAACCCAGCGATATCTTTCATGAAGTCAGGTGCTTTGATCCCTGCAGCCCAAACCATGAGGTCCGCATAGATTTTACCATCTTCTTTCGTATTCAAACCATCTTCATCAGCACTGGTCACCATGGTTTTTGTCAAGACATTCACACCTAGCTTATTAAGTTCTTGGTGAGCTGCACTTGAAATTCGAGGAGGCAAGGCCGGTAAGATACGTTCGCCAGCTTCGACTAATGTCACATTCAATGCATCCGTATCTAACCCTTTGAAGCCATAACTGGTCAGTTGCTCAACTGCGTTATAAAGTTCTGCTGATAACTCAACGCCCGTTGCACCGCCACCAACAATAGCAATATTAACGCTCTCTTCTGCGTTATCACGCACTGAATAACGTAAAAAGAGATTTAACATTTCGTCATGAAAACGATGTGCTTGATGTGGATTATCTAAGAAAATACAGTGTTCTTTGACGCCAGGTGTACCGAAATCATTCGACGTACTACCTAGTGCCATCACTAAAATATCGTACTCTAATTCACGCAGAGGGACTAATAATTCGCCGTGCTTATCATAAAGCTCACCGAGAACCACTTTTTTATTTTCACGGTCAATATTGGTAAGCGAACCTAACTGGAAATTAAACGCATTATGGCGTGCATGAGCCAGATAGCTTATCGCATCGACACCATCATCTAACGAACCTGTTGCCACTTCATGTAATAGCGGTTTCCATAAATGACTTGGGTTGCGGTCAACCAAAGTAATTTGTGCGCGTTTTTTACGGCCTAACTTGCGGCCTAAACGTGTTGCCAGTTCTAATCCGCCAGCACCACCGCCGACAACGATGATTTTGGGTTGAGATAAGGTCATAAATCCCTCGAAACAAAATATATTAATGTTATTTAAGGTTTCTCGTCTAGAAAAGCCTTATATAACAATAATTAGCCAAGCTATCTTCCATTCCCATTAGAATATCATGCGTGGTCTATTGGTAATACCAAATATTGATTCATATCAATTTAGTTGATTATTATGACTACTATCACATTCGTCAAATCATTTTTTCTTCCGAACGAATCGAGTCAGCTTTTTGGTATTTATATCAATCAATTGTTTAAATCCACATAAACCATAATGATAATGAGAACTATTATTTTATCATTTTTAAATTGGTGTGTACTATCAATTCCCTGCTGTTGAGCTAAACCTACATAAAGCACAAAAAAAAACTCCAAGGATGAAAAACACCCTCAGAGTTTTTAATTAAATATTAAATTTTATTATTTAATTTTCTTGATACGCACATCCGTAGGAACTGAAACGGGTGAGTTATCTTTAAAATATTGCATTAACGCTTCGTTATCTGGCAGGCTATAAACACGGTCTTTACCTTGGTTGAAGGCAGAGAAACGGCTGCCACCCGTTGCTAAGAATTCATTCGCAGCAACACGATAGCTTTTGTTCATGTCTAACGGCTTACCGTTTAATTTCATTGATTTTTGAATAACTTTGTCACCCACTGGGCGGCTGTCGTCCCACTCGTAATAAAAACCTTTAGAAACAGGCATGACTTGTGGACGAGCACGATCCCATTGCTGTTCAAGCGCTTGTTTAATTTGTGCACCTGTTAGCGACTGTGTGACAACCACGTTAGAGAATGGTTGGACTGTGAAAATATCACCATACGTCAATTCACCTGCTTTCATGTCAGCACGAATACCGCCACTATTCATAAATGCAATTTGAGCACCGCCCGCTTCTTTGCTGGAAGCTGCATATAATTGACCATCAGCAATAATCTTACCTAAGGTAGAATCCCCTGCTGGTAATAATTTTTTATCCACATTAGCCGTCAAAGACCCCATCACTTGTTGAGAAATAGGTAACGCAATTTTTTCGTATTTTTGTACGAACGTGGTTAACTCAGGGTTTTTCTCATAGCGACTCGTCTCAACAGGGATATTTTTTGCATTTATGCTAACAATATCTTTCGTGCTTCTATCAATCTCAATATTTAATTGAGACAATAAAGTCCCGTTAGATTGGGCAGAAATCACAGTCATCCCATTGATTTCACAAT
It includes:
- the mfd gene encoding transcription-repair coupling factor translates to MLSKFRYELPSRSGDVRHLGCLIGAAGALECGEIIQRHQGPVIIVTRDMQNALRLKDEIQQFTQHPIETLSDWETLPYDNFSPHQEIISHRLSTLYRLSSLQKGALILPVNTLMQKVCPADFLTSHALLMAKGDKLSRDNLRNELDNAGYRHVEQVLEHGEYATRGALLDLFPMGSSLPFRIDFFDDEIDSLRTFDVDSQRTLEEVEQINLLPAHEFPTDKDAIERFRSQWRERFEVRRDPEHIYQQVSKNTLPAGIEYWQPLFFAQPLPSLFEYLPPSSLIVSQNLQEAAERFQVDTRQRYESRGVDPMRPLLPPSELWLTVEQLNQSLKNWPRIQLSPESLPKKAANTNLDYRPLPDISTQGQSKTPLEKLRQFTEQFDGTIVFSVESEGRRETVTELLARLKIRPEIIQSYTSPADNRFAITIGAAEHGFIQSDIHKALICESDLLGERVVRRRSDNRRAINTDTLIRNLAELRTGQPVVHIEHGVGRYQGLTTLEAGGIKAEYLILTYAGNDKLYVPVSSLHLISRYAGGADENAPLHKLGSDSWGRARQKAAEKVRDVAAELLDIYAQRAAKAGFAFKHDKQQYQEFCQGFPFETTPDQEAAINAVLSDMCQPLAMDRLVCGDVGFGKTEVAMRAAFLAINNNKQVAVLVPTTLLAQQHYDNFKDRFANWPVRIEMLSRFKTAKEQQQIITQAAEGKVDILIGTHKLLQSDLVWKDLGLLVVDEEHRFGVRHKERIKAMRADVDILTLTATPIPRTLNMAMSGMRDLSIIATPPARRLAVKTFVRQYDDLVVREAILRETLRGGQVYYLYNDVENIEKAKARLEELVPEARFVVGHGQMRERELERVMTDFHHQRFNVLICTTIIETGIDIPTANTIIIERADHFGLAQLHQLRGRVGRSHHQAYAYLLTPHPKAMTSDAHKRLEAISSLEDLGAGFALATHDLEIRGAGELLGEDQSGQMTTIGFTLYMELLESAVDALKEGREPSLEDLTNQQTEIELRMPVLLPDDYIHDVNIRLSFYKRIASAKGSQELNDLRTELIDRFGSLPDAGKFLLTNAAIRLQAQALGIKRIEAHEKGGFIEFGDKNKVDPSYLISLLQNQPQTYRLDGPVRLKFFHDLTERVYRLEFIKQLLTGFEEHQIL
- the umoD gene encoding UmoD family flagellar biogenesis regulator; its protein translation is MKLKFKLLLATVVVFLIVLLVALFNRAPEIKLATVLSVEPIQSNRLVEYENCTVTGVLGSFNQQSLSRFHPAQSECKMVFMIEALQGKGFPSLFDMQDQTCVKTQKMELVVIGYDVVYQIGKNIGKVRTSYAPSMFIPLDDEGRLVLTSSNSVCETIRSDIKELLPFYCLQQNELPITKNASVVLELQPNKNTFGFME
- a CDS encoding NAD(P)/FAD-dependent oxidoreductase, coding for MTLSQPKIIVVGGGAGGLELATRLGRKLGRKKRAQITLVDRNPSHLWKPLLHEVATGSLDDGVDAISYLAHARHNAFNFQLGSLTNIDRENKKVVLGELYDKHGELLVPLRELEYDILVMALGSTSNDFGTPGVKEHCIFLDNPHQAHRFHDEMLNLFLRYSVRDNAEESVNIAIVGGGATGVELSAELYNAVEQLTSYGFKGLDTDALNVTLVEAGERILPALPPRISSAAHQELNKLGVNVLTKTMVTSADEDGLNTKEDGKIYADLMVWAAGIKAPDFMKDIAGLETNRINQLVVKPTLQTSRDDMIFAIGDCASCAKPEGGFVPPRAQSAHQMASLCYDNIVALMKDKPLKEYVYKDHGSLVSLSRFSTVGSLMGNLMRGDMMVEGRIARFVYISLYRMHQIALHGYIKTGLMMLVGSINRIIRPKLKLH